Proteins encoded together in one Microcebus murinus isolate Inina chromosome 18, M.murinus_Inina_mat1.0, whole genome shotgun sequence window:
- the TOM1L1 gene encoding TOM1-like protein 1 isoform X1 → MAFGKSHRDPYATSVGHLIEKATFAGVQTEDWGQFMHICDIINTTQDGPKDAVKALKKRISKNYNHKEIQLTLSLIDMCMQNCGPSFQSLIVKKEFVKESLVKLLNPRYNLPLDIQNKILNFIKTWSQGFPGGVDVSEVKEVYLDLLKKGVQFPPSDAEAETSGQETAQISSNPPTSVPTAPALSPVAVPKNSTITLVPEQIGKLHSELDMVKMNVRVMAAILMENTPGSENQEDIELLQKLYKTGREMQERIMDLLVVVENEDVTIELIQVNEDLNNAILGYERFTRNQQRILEQNKNQKETTNTTSEPSAPSCDLLDLSPSPPMPRATLGELSTRNAQLPDLNFSSSSPDVTNHLIPSLHPQMDLLALENTETPLFTQRTSQNLASSHTYDNVPEHSNSVLLQPVSLQSVAAAPSNQRLPPLPSNHPGMTKNDLQPPNYYEVMEFDPLAPAVTAEAIYEEIDVHHHKGAQSHSDC, encoded by the exons ATGGCGTTTGGCAAGAGTCACCGGGATCCCTACGCGACCTCCGTCGGCCACCTCATAG aaaaggCTACGTTTGCTGGAGTTCAGACTGAAGACTGGGGCCAGTTCATGCACATCTGTGACATAATTAACACTACCCAGGATGG GCCAAAAGATGCAGTAAAAGCTTTGAAGAAAAGGATTTCCAAAAACTACAATCATAAAGAAATACAACTTACCTTGTCA cttATTGACATGTGCATGCAGAACTGTGGTCCCAGTTTCCAATCTTTGATTGTGAAGAAGGAATTCGTTAAAGAGAGTCTAGTTAAGCTGCTGAATCCCAGATACAACTTGCCATTGGACATTCAGAATAAAATCTTGAATTTCATTAAG ACGTGGTCACAGGGTTTCCCAGGAGGTGTGGATGTAAGTGAAGTGAAAGAGGTGTACCTTGACTTGCTTAAGAAAGGTGTTCAGTTTCCTCCTTCAGATGCAGAGGCAGAAACATCAGGACAGGAG ACTGCTCAGATCTCATCGAATCCACCAACATCTGTCCCTACTGCACCAGCCCTTTCTCCTGTAGCTGTTCCCAAGAACTCTACTATTACATTGGTTCCAGAACAG ATTGGAAAATTGCACAGTGAATTGGATATGGTGAAAATGAATGTGCGAGTGATGGCTGCCATACTGATGGAGAATACGCCTGGATCTGAAAACCAGGAAGACATAGAGCTTCTGCAG AAACTTTATAAGACGGGTCGGGAGATGCAAGAGAGAATCATGGACCTGCTTGTGGTGGTGGAAAATGAAGATGTAACTATTGAGCTAATTCAAGTGAATGAGGATTTGAATAACGCCATCCTTGGGTATGAGAG GTTTACTCGAAACCAACAAAGGATTTTGGAGCAAAATAAGAACCAGAAGGAAACCACCAAT actACCAGTGAGCCTTCTGCCCCATCTTGTGATCTCCTGGACCTGAGTCCCAGTCCTCCGATGCCTAGGGCCACTCTGGGAGAACTCAGCACCAGGAATGCTCAGCTTCCAGACTTAA ATTTCAGTTCTTCAAGTCCTGATGTAACAAACCACTTAATACCCAGTCTTCATCCACAGATGGATTTGCTAGccttggaaaatacagaaacacCCCT GTTTACCCAAAGGACCAGCCAAAACCTCGCCTCCAGTCATACATATGATAAT GTTCCAGAACATTCAAATTCAGTATTGCTACAGCCAGTGAGTCTACAGTCCGTTGCAGCAGCACCATCAAACCAGAGGCTACCACCTTTGCCCAGCAATCATCCAG gGATGACAAAGAATGATCTCCAGCCACCCAATTACTACGAGGTAATGGAGTTTGATCCCTTAGCTCCTGCTGTCACTGCAGA AGCTATTTATGAAGAAATTGATGTTCATCACCACAAAGGAGCTCAAAGTCATAGTGACTGTTGA
- the TOM1L1 gene encoding TOM1-like protein 1 isoform X3: MTSSVTLLIDMCMQNCGPSFQSLIVKKEFVKESLVKLLNPRYNLPLDIQNKILNFIKTWSQGFPGGVDVSEVKEVYLDLLKKGVQFPPSDAEAETSGQETAQISSNPPTSVPTAPALSPVAVPKNSTITLVPEQIGKLHSELDMVKMNVRVMAAILMENTPGSENQEDIELLQKLYKTGREMQERIMDLLVVVENEDVTIELIQVNEDLNNAILGYERFTRNQQRILEQNKNQKETTNTTSEPSAPSCDLLDLSPSPPMPRATLGELSTRNAQLPDLNFSSSSPDVTNHLIPSLHPQMDLLALENTETPLFTQRTSQNLASSHTYDNVPEHSNSVLLQPVSLQSVAAAPSNQRLPPLPSNHPGMTKNDLQPPNYYEVMEFDPLAPAVTAEAIYEEIDVHHHKGAQSHSDC; this comes from the exons ATGACCTCTTCAGTCACGTTG cttATTGACATGTGCATGCAGAACTGTGGTCCCAGTTTCCAATCTTTGATTGTGAAGAAGGAATTCGTTAAAGAGAGTCTAGTTAAGCTGCTGAATCCCAGATACAACTTGCCATTGGACATTCAGAATAAAATCTTGAATTTCATTAAG ACGTGGTCACAGGGTTTCCCAGGAGGTGTGGATGTAAGTGAAGTGAAAGAGGTGTACCTTGACTTGCTTAAGAAAGGTGTTCAGTTTCCTCCTTCAGATGCAGAGGCAGAAACATCAGGACAGGAG ACTGCTCAGATCTCATCGAATCCACCAACATCTGTCCCTACTGCACCAGCCCTTTCTCCTGTAGCTGTTCCCAAGAACTCTACTATTACATTGGTTCCAGAACAG ATTGGAAAATTGCACAGTGAATTGGATATGGTGAAAATGAATGTGCGAGTGATGGCTGCCATACTGATGGAGAATACGCCTGGATCTGAAAACCAGGAAGACATAGAGCTTCTGCAG AAACTTTATAAGACGGGTCGGGAGATGCAAGAGAGAATCATGGACCTGCTTGTGGTGGTGGAAAATGAAGATGTAACTATTGAGCTAATTCAAGTGAATGAGGATTTGAATAACGCCATCCTTGGGTATGAGAG GTTTACTCGAAACCAACAAAGGATTTTGGAGCAAAATAAGAACCAGAAGGAAACCACCAAT actACCAGTGAGCCTTCTGCCCCATCTTGTGATCTCCTGGACCTGAGTCCCAGTCCTCCGATGCCTAGGGCCACTCTGGGAGAACTCAGCACCAGGAATGCTCAGCTTCCAGACTTAA ATTTCAGTTCTTCAAGTCCTGATGTAACAAACCACTTAATACCCAGTCTTCATCCACAGATGGATTTGCTAGccttggaaaatacagaaacacCCCT GTTTACCCAAAGGACCAGCCAAAACCTCGCCTCCAGTCATACATATGATAAT GTTCCAGAACATTCAAATTCAGTATTGCTACAGCCAGTGAGTCTACAGTCCGTTGCAGCAGCACCATCAAACCAGAGGCTACCACCTTTGCCCAGCAATCATCCAG gGATGACAAAGAATGATCTCCAGCCACCCAATTACTACGAGGTAATGGAGTTTGATCCCTTAGCTCCTGCTGTCACTGCAGA AGCTATTTATGAAGAAATTGATGTTCATCACCACAAAGGAGCTCAAAGTCATAGTGACTGTTGA
- the TOM1L1 gene encoding TOM1-like protein 1 isoform X2, whose translation MAFGKSHRDPYATSVGHLIEKATFAGVQTEDWGQFMHICDIINTTQDGPKDAVKALKKRISKNYNHKEIQLTLSLIDMCMQNCGPSFQSLIVKKEFVKESLVKLLNPRYNLPLDIQNKILNFIKTWSQGFPGGVDVSEVKEVYLDLLKKGVQFPPSDAEAETSGQETAQISSNPPTSVPTAPALSPVAVPKNSTITLVPEQIGKLHSELDMVKMNVRVMAAILMENTPGSENQEDIELLQKLYKTGREMQERIMDLLVVVENEDVTIELIQVNEDLNNAILGYERFTRNQQRILEQNKNQKETTNTTSEPSAPSCDLLDLSPSPPMPRATLGELSTRNAQLPDLNFSSSSPDVTNHLIPSLHPQMDLLALENTETPLVIMLCYHTILGLPKGPAKTSPPVIHMIMFQNIQIQYCYSQ comes from the exons ATGGCGTTTGGCAAGAGTCACCGGGATCCCTACGCGACCTCCGTCGGCCACCTCATAG aaaaggCTACGTTTGCTGGAGTTCAGACTGAAGACTGGGGCCAGTTCATGCACATCTGTGACATAATTAACACTACCCAGGATGG GCCAAAAGATGCAGTAAAAGCTTTGAAGAAAAGGATTTCCAAAAACTACAATCATAAAGAAATACAACTTACCTTGTCA cttATTGACATGTGCATGCAGAACTGTGGTCCCAGTTTCCAATCTTTGATTGTGAAGAAGGAATTCGTTAAAGAGAGTCTAGTTAAGCTGCTGAATCCCAGATACAACTTGCCATTGGACATTCAGAATAAAATCTTGAATTTCATTAAG ACGTGGTCACAGGGTTTCCCAGGAGGTGTGGATGTAAGTGAAGTGAAAGAGGTGTACCTTGACTTGCTTAAGAAAGGTGTTCAGTTTCCTCCTTCAGATGCAGAGGCAGAAACATCAGGACAGGAG ACTGCTCAGATCTCATCGAATCCACCAACATCTGTCCCTACTGCACCAGCCCTTTCTCCTGTAGCTGTTCCCAAGAACTCTACTATTACATTGGTTCCAGAACAG ATTGGAAAATTGCACAGTGAATTGGATATGGTGAAAATGAATGTGCGAGTGATGGCTGCCATACTGATGGAGAATACGCCTGGATCTGAAAACCAGGAAGACATAGAGCTTCTGCAG AAACTTTATAAGACGGGTCGGGAGATGCAAGAGAGAATCATGGACCTGCTTGTGGTGGTGGAAAATGAAGATGTAACTATTGAGCTAATTCAAGTGAATGAGGATTTGAATAACGCCATCCTTGGGTATGAGAG GTTTACTCGAAACCAACAAAGGATTTTGGAGCAAAATAAGAACCAGAAGGAAACCACCAAT actACCAGTGAGCCTTCTGCCCCATCTTGTGATCTCCTGGACCTGAGTCCCAGTCCTCCGATGCCTAGGGCCACTCTGGGAGAACTCAGCACCAGGAATGCTCAGCTTCCAGACTTAA ATTTCAGTTCTTCAAGTCCTGATGTAACAAACCACTTAATACCCAGTCTTCATCCACAGATGGATTTGCTAGccttggaaaatacagaaacacCCCT GGTAATCATGCTGTGTTATCACACTATCCTAGGTTTACCCAAAGGACCAGCCAAAACCTCGCCTCCAGTCATACATATGATAAT GTTCCAGAACATTCAAATTCAGTATTGCTACAGCCAGTGA